Below is a genomic region from Marinobacter salarius.
AGCTCGTCGAACGTTTGAGGCTGCAAACGTTCGATCGCCTCTTCATCAATCACAGTGACCGATGAGTCACTTTCGCCCCGGGTCTTCGGCCCAAGCGTGGCCGTCACGACAATGGGGTCAAGTGCCGAGACCATTACCTCTTCGTCGGCTAGCGCACTGGAAACTGGCAGGAACACAAGGGGGAGACCGGAAAACAGGACCGGCAAAGACTTCGGACAACTCATAATCAACACTCGCTGGCAAACCACGCGCACCCGCGTGATGGTTATTGTGTTGCGGAGTTTGAGTATGAGATTGGGGAGGCAGGATACGAGTCAAAGTACGGGTGTGAGACCGACGCAACTCTCCCACCGCCGTCGCCCTCCGCAACTTCCGGTGTGCATTCAGGCCGGTCTCCGGGCTTGCGAGTGGATCAGCCTGTTGGACTGGTCCGGGGCAATCACCTTCCCATGCATGATGCACAGTGGCTTTTTCGATTGCCTTTAGCTCGCTTACCGTTGCGGGGGCAGCGTCGGACTTTAACCGACTTCCCGTTTTACGCTTTCCGGCGGGGATACCGCAAAAAAGCGTTACCTGAACACGGTGTTCATCGAATCGGGCGCCAAACTAGCAGCCCTTATGTGCTAAATCAATACAGACGGCTTAAATACAGTGCCTGCTCTAACCGCGTCCATTCCGGTTCTGAGCCGGGCAATCCAAACCGCAGTGCAGCAGGATTCTCGAACCCCCGCACGAGGATTCCCCGCCGTGCGAGTTCGCCTGCAATGTCCGCCGCCCGGCCATGCCGAACGTATCGAAAGAGCGCCGTTCCTGCGGCTCCTTCAAGGCCATGCCGCGACAGGCAGTCCGCCAACCGCTGGCTTTCACTGTGCAGCCGCTCCATCGTCGCGGCCTGCCACTGATCGTCCGCCAGTGCCTGGCCCATGATAAATCGCGCGGGGCCACTGATTGACCAGGGCCCGATCATTGCACCCAATCGGCGAACAATCTCCGAGTCTCCCACCGCGGCTCCGGCCCGCAGGCCCGCCAGGCCGAAAAACTTACCCAGGGATCTCATGACGACAAGACCGGGTCTGTCGGTCGCATACCCGACACTGAGCTCTGGAGTAGCATCGACGAACGCCTCGTCTACAATCAGCCACCCACCACGACGTTGAAGCCGCTGATGCCAGCTCAGCAACCGGTCCGGATCAACAACCTGGCCAGTGGGATTATTTGGATTGATCCACACCAGCACGTCCAGTTCATCCAGCCAGCTTTCGTCATCATCCTCTAGCTGATCATTGCCAATCTCGATAACCCGATGGTCGGCAGAAGCCCAGTTGTGGCCATGCTCCTGGTAACCCGGAGAGGGCACACCTACCCGGCACGGCTTTCGTAAACGGGGCAAGTGCATGATTGCCGCCTGGCTACCAGCCAGGGCCATACATACGGCGCCCTCCGGTGCACCCACCCATTGTCTGATGAGTGGCTCCAGACCATCGTCCGGCTCCGGCAGGCGACGCCAGACCTCTTCCGGGATCGCCGAAACAGGCCACCCACTCGGATTGATACCGGTGGACAGGTCCAGCCATTGATCCAGAGGGATGCCCCACTTCTTCGCGGCGGCGCGTAACCGGCCACCATGTTCCAGCGGCAACAAATTCACGCTTCAGTACCCTGCTCGTGGGCCAGCATTATTTTCCCGGAACCCAAAGCACGTCGTCCTTACCCTGGTTGTTGGCGTGTCTGGCAAGGACGAACAGCAAATCAGACAGCCGATTCATGTATTCCAGCACCAACCGGCTGATGTCCTGCTCTTCCTGTAGCTGAGCAATGATGCGCTCAGCACGCCGCGTTACCGTGCGGGCATGGTGAAGGTGCGCAGCCGCAGCGTTTCCCGCAGGCAGGATAAAGGAGCGAAGCGACGGAATATCCGCGTTGAACCGGTCGATTTCCTGCTCAAGCTCAACGGTCTTGCCCTCGGCAAGCCTGAGTGGCGGATACTTCGGGTTCTCCACGATCGGGGTACACAGATCCGCCCCGACATCGAACAGGTCGTTCTGGATGCGTGCCAGTATCACGTCCAGTTCGTCGTCCACATGCAGCCGCGCAAGACCAATCACTGCGTTGGCCTCATCCACCGTACCGTAGGCTTCCACACGCAGGTCATGCTTGGCGACGCGGCTGCCGTCGCCAAGACCGGTATCGCCCTTGTCTCCGGTTTTTGTATAGATCTTGGTGAGCCTGACCATTCATGTCTCCCGTGAACCGGTTCTGTCAGTATTCAAAGCCGGTCAGATTACAGGTTTTTCGCGATAGGTTCCCCATATCCCTTTCAGGGTTTCAACAATATCACCCATTGAGGCGCCCTCTTTCACCAGCTCAATGGTGATGGGCATGAGATTGGCCGATTCGTCTTCGGCCTGCTCTTTCAGTTGCCTGAGCATGTCCTGGACTTTCTTCTCGTCGCGATTGTCCTTGACCCTATTCAGGCGTTCAATCTGCCGGCGTTCGGTTTCCGGATCGTGGGGATGGGTTTCGATTTCAACATCCTCTTCGTCCTGCACGAACATGTTGACGCCGATAACCGGTCGCTCGCCGCTGGCCTTGCGCAGCGCGAAGTCATAGGCGGAATCGGAGATACCTCTCTGGAAGTAGCCATCGTCGATGCACTGGAGCGTGCCGCCGAGCTCTTCCACTTCATCGAGAATCTTCCAGACTTCCTTCTCGATCTCATCGGTAAGATTCTCGACATAGTAGGAACCGCCCAACGGGTCCACCACCTGAGTGATATTGGTCTCGTAGGCGATGATCTGCTGGGTTCGCAGGGCAATACGCATCGCCTCTTCCGTTGGAATGGCGAACGCTTCATCCATGCCGTTGGTGTGCAGCGATTGGGCGCCACCCAGTACCGCAGAAAGTGCCTGAAGCGCGGTACGGATCGGGTTGATGGTGTACTGTGGCTTGGTCAGAGTGGCCGCGGCAGTCTGGGCGTGAAAACGAAGCCGGCTGGCCTCGGGTTTGGTGGCGTTGAATTTTTCGCTCATGATCTTGGCATAAACTCGCCGGGCGGCCCGGAACTTTGCAATTTCCTCGAAGAAGTCCGCCTGGCTGACGAAGAAAAAGGACAGGCGCGGCCCGAACTCATTCACGTCCACGCCCGCGTCGATGGCGGTCCTGACGTACTCCATGGTGGTTGCCATGGTATACGCCACTTCCTGTACCGCCGTCGAACCGGCTTCAGAAATGTGATAGCCGGAGATGTTGATAGGGTTGTACCGCTTCATGTTTTCGGAGCCGTACTGAATACAGTCCCGCACCAGGCGAACCGACGGCCGCACCGGGAATATCCACTCTTTCTGGGCAATGTATTCCTTGAGAATGTCGTTCTGGATGGTGCCCGACAGGTCATTGAGATCGTATCCCCGTTTCTGCGCCAGGGCGATGTACATGGCGTAGAGAATCCAGGCTGACGGATTGATGGTCATGGATACCGAGATCTTGGTCAGATCAATGTCGTCGAACAACTCCTCCATGTCGGCAAGGGTGTCGATGGCAACGCCTTCGCGGCCCACCTCACCCTGGCTCATGGCATGACTGGAGTCGTAACCCATCAGCGTCGGCATATCGAAGTCGATGGACAGACCGGTCTGGCCCTGGGCGATCAGGTACTTGAAGCGACCGTTGGTTTCCCTTGCCGTACCAAAGCCGGCAATCTGGCGCATGGTCCAGTTCCTGCCCCGGTACATGGTGGGGTATGGCCCCCGCGTAAACGGGTATTGCCCAGGGAAACCAATATCCTCAAAGGGCGTATTCTTCAGGTCCAGTGGCGTGTAAGTGCGTTTCGTCGGCATTCCCGAGGCGGTGGTGTATTCCGTCTTGCTCTCCGGCGCCCGCTTGATAAAGGACGACACCTCGTTCTGTTCCCACTGGTCGAACTCTTTTTCCATGTGCTTGAGTGCAGCGGGGTCATACTGGTCAGTGCGCTTCATGAATGGTCTCCTTCATGGCTTTTAACAAGGTTACTGCGGCTCCATGGGGGTCCAGTTCGCGCTGGGTAACCTTCTTGAGCAGTTCTTCGGTCTGCGACCTGCTGTCACGTGCAAAATTATCCCGGACAATCTCTTCAGCAACCTTCACCACCCGGGTTAATGCAATCTGGTGCCGCCGCTGGGTGATTTCGCCGCTTTTTTCCAGGTGCTCAGCGTGACGATCAATGGCAGCCATCAGGTCGTCAAAACCGGTATGCTTTTCGGAACTGGTGGGCACCACGGGCACCCGCCAGATTCCCTCGCCCGGCTCCAGGCTCATCATCAGCATGGCCTTGAGTTCCTGAATGGTTTTGTTGGAGTCCGGCCGGTCCGCCTTGCTCACCACATGAACATCGGCGATTTCCAGAACACCGGCCTTGATGGCCTGGATGTCGTCGCCCAGCCCGGGCGCGTTGACGACCACGGTCGTGTGGGCGGCACGGACAATATCGACCTCGTCCTGCCCCACCCCAACCGTCTCGATCAGCACCACGTCAAAGCCGCCTGCGTCCAGAAGATCAACCGCATCCAGGGCTGGCCTGGCGAGGCCGCCCAGGGTTCCTCGGGTGGCCATGCTGCGGATGAAAACGCCTGGGTCGGAGACCAGATCACCCATACGGATGCGGTCACCGAGGATTGCACCGCCGGAGTATGGGCTGGAGGGATCAATAGCAACAACGCCAACCTTGCGGCCGCTGGCCCGGTACTCATGAACCAGTTGCGTGACAAGGGTGGACTTCCCTGCTCCCGGCACACCGGTAATCCCCACTACATGGGCGTTGCCGGTGCTCTTGTATAGCTCGGCCAGCGCCTCGCGGACCTCCGCACCACCGCCGTTTTCAACGCGGGTAATAAGCCGGGCGATGGCGCGAAGATGCCCTTCCCGCACACGTTCAGCGAGCTTCATCGAGGGTATGCGGTTAATCATTTAACCTCCTCGCTTCTGGTTAAGGCTCTGGTAAAGATCGCGGTCGTCAACCACACGCTGGGCTTTGAAGTCCGTGCGAGGAAAGGTCTCGGGGTCAACCATGACGACCCGTGCGCGCACGCCCAGTACCCGGCTAAGTTCAGCCTCTGCTTTCTCACCGAGAGATCTGATCGCATCCGGGCCCCTGCCTGCGACCTCCTGATCAAACTCCGCTTTGACAGCCAGCTCATCCATAGAGCCACCCCGTGAAATGATGATCCGGTGCTCGCCACCATAACCAGCCAGGCCTTCCAGAACTTCCGCAATGGCGCTGGGATACACGTTTTCACCGCGGATCTGGAACATGTCATCAATTCGGCCGTAGATGCCTTTGGGCAGCCTGGGATAAGTGCGACCACAGGGATTGTCTTCCATCACCCAATGGGTCAGATCGCCGGAAACCATCCGGATCATCGGCTGGGACGTTCTCTCGAGATGGGTGTAGATCGGCGTTCCCTGCTCGCCGTATGGCACCCGGCGATGGGTGTTGGGGTCTGCCACTTCGGTGTAGACAATGTCCTGCCAAAGCAGCATGCCCTCGGTGTCTGCGCTACCGGAGGCATGCATCCAGGGGGTCAACTCTGCCATCGTTCCGCAGTCAACTACCTTGGCACCGTAGATCTGCTGAATCTTGTCGCGGATGGACGGAATAGAGCCGCCCGGTTCGCCGGAGAAGAACAGCACCTTGATGCCGAATTCTCTCGGGTCTACCCCTTCCTCGCGGGCCACTTCCGCCAGCCTTAACGCGTAAGACGGCGTTGAATACAGCCCGGCTGGCTTCATCATTCCGAGCCAGGTTACCGCTCGCGCAGTCATCCCCGGCGCACCAGCGCCGAAGGGGAAGGCTTTGCACCCCAGTCTTTCAGCCCCGATCAACGCCCCCCATGACCCCATGTAAAGGCTCAGGATCGCCGCCACAAACACCGTATCACCAGGTCGCAGCCCCATACCCCACATGATCCGGGCATGATTGTTGGCGATGGTTTCCCAGTCACACCTGGAAATGCCAAATGCGGTGGGTCGGCCGGTGGTACCGGAAGTGCCGTGAATATGATGGATGTCGCTTTCGGGGCAGCAAAGGTAATCGCCGAAAGGCGGATTTTTCGCCTGGGAATCTCGCAACTCCTGCTTGGTGACGACGGGCACTTCCTCGAAGTCTGCGAGGGTACGGATGTCATTGGCCTTTATACCGGCCTCGTCCCATTTGCGCTGGTAGAACGGCGAATGGTCGTAAGCATAGGCCATCACCTCGCGGATGCGCGCAACAATCAACTCATCGCGTTTTTCCGGGTCCATCGTCTCCCGGTCCCGGAACCAGTAGGGACTGTTCGGATCCGGAAAATAGTTGTTGCGGTAACGGGGGGGAAAATTCCACTCTTCCATCGGAGACTCCTGATATTGTTATTGGTTGTCGTCTGAGGAAATCTGCGGCCACGACTCTGGCTATCGGGCACCTCGATCTGCGACCATTTGCCGGAACGAATCAATGATTTCTTGTGGCGGAGTGTCCTGAAGAAGAATCTTGTGGACGCCCATCTGGTAGAGTTCTTTGACATCGTCGTCGGGGATGACACCGCCACCGGCAACGATCATGTCTTCGGCTTCCTTGTCTTTCAGAAGCTCCAGTACCTTGGGGAAAATGTGCATGTGCGCGCCGGACAGCAGGCTGATGCCGAGGATATCCACGTCTTCCTGAATGGCGGCGTCCACGACCTCCTCCGGTGTGCGATGCAGCCCGGTGTAGACCACGTCCATGCCCGCATCACGCAGTGCACGCGCGACAACTTTGATGCCGCGATCGTGACCGTCCAGACCGATTTTCGCCAACATTACTCGAATCACAGCTGCGTTCTTGTCATTGTTTTGCATCGCGTTCTCCTTGGATTAACTAATCGTGCTCCCGCTTCTTTTCAGGGGGTCACGGCAGACTTGAATCTCTTTCTGAAGCCATTTTGATGCGGTTTCCACATGCTCTCTGGCAAGTGTTTCAGCAGTCCGTGCATCACCGGCCAATACCGCGTTCAGTATTGCCTCGTGCTCTTCCCAAATCTGTTTCTGGTTTTTTTCGACAATGAGAATGTCACTCATGACGCGCCTTACGTGGTTCCAGTGCGCCTCCATTGAATCAAGGATGAAGGTGTTTCCCGCCAACTCGTAAATGAAGCCGTGAAAGCGCATGTCAGCATCGATCAGAGCGGGGAGATCATGTGCTTTCCCTGCCGCGAAACCTTCGGCAATGATGTCCTCACCTCGCTTTCTCGCCCCGGCATCCACACGCTGGGCGGCAAGCCCGGCGCTCACCAGATCGATCCCACACCGGAACTCGTAGAGCTGCGCCACAAAGCTCTCATCAAGCACCGACACCATCAGGCCCCGACGCCCTACCGCTGACAGAAACCCGTCATCACGCAGACGCTGCATAGCCTGGCTTACCGGCAACCGCGACACATCCAGTCTCTCGGCCAGCGTCTCCTGTGTGACCCGCTCACCCGGCTTAAGCAAACCTTCAACGATGGCATTGACCACGGAGTCGTAAATCAACTCCGGCAGGTTCTTTTCTGTTTGAATTTTTTTCATTGATCGCACCTCACGACGCAACTCCTTTTTGTCGTTTGCATACAGTATTCACCATGTAATACCTGATCACTTTATAAGCATATTAGACCTTTGTCTAATATTTGAGCACTCAGAAACACATAAAACGTCAGCGGGCCCAGGAAATGGGCCCGCAGATAAACGCGAAAAGAGAGGAGAACTCGAAAGGAGGGGGTCAGGAGACGCTGGTCAGCGTTTCGGCGGCGGCTCCAGCAAATCAATACCGGCGTCGTAGACCGCATTGAGAAAATCCACCAGAACGACCGCAGACAGGCCCCATATCTGATAGCGCTCCCAACGATAACAGGGCACATAAAAGGTATTGTTGAGGAAGTTAAGCGGGTCTGTGCGCTCTCGATTGTCGTCCAGGAAAAATTCAACGGGCACCCGGAAAATACTATCGATTTCCGCCGGGTTGGCTTGCAGGGGGTGATCGCCGGGTATCACCCCTACGTAAGGCGTTACGAGAATCTGATGCAGCGACATTACCTGGCTCAGCGGCGCAATCAGTTCCACCTGGTCGGGTGGCAGCCCGATTTCCTCGTGGGTCTCGCGCAGCGCGGTATCGGCCAGGGAATGGTCTTCCGGGTCCCGCCGCCCGCCTGGGAAAGACACCTGCCCTCGGTGAGTACTGAGGTTCTCTGATCTCAGGGTAAATACGATTTCAGGATTTTCATGGTCATTAGTGACCGGGACGAGTACGGCTGCTTCGGGGTAATCCAATGTCAACAAACGGGGTACATAGCCCGACAGGCGTTTGGTTAGAAGGTCGCGCAAAACACGGCTCCGTTAAGACTTCTGACTGTTGAATGAGACACCGGCAGCGCAGATAGTTACACTTGCTACCAACACACATTTGTCCAGTATATGGTGAAACAGATGAAATACTGCAGCACATGCGGCCACCCTGTCGAACAGCGCATCCCCCAGGGGGACAATCGTCACCGCTACGTGTGCATCAGTTGTGAAACCATACATTACCAGAATCCCCGGATAGTCGCCGGTACGGTTCCCGTCTGGAAAGGACGGATCCTGTTGTGCCGCCGGGCTATCGAGCCCCGCTATGGTTACTGGACGCTACCTGCAGGCTTCATGGAAAACTCGGAAACCACCCTCGAAGCGGCCACCAGGGAAACCCGGGAAGAGGCGCTTGCGGAAGTAACGGTGGACAACCTCTACACCATCATTCATGTGCCACACATTGATCAGGTGCACATGTTCTATCGCGCCACTCTCATCAGCGAAGACTTCGGGGCCGGCGAAGAGTCACTGGAAACCCAGCTCTTCGCACTGGAAGACATCCCCTGGGATGAATTGTCGTTCCCCACCGTCCGTCGCACCCTGGAGCTCTATGTGGAGGACGTACGCAATGAGCACTTCCCCGTGCACGTGGACGACATTCGGTACCGGATGGGGCCTCGTGCCTAAATATCCACGCCTGGCCGCCGCTACAGCGCTTCCATACGAAACACCTCGTAGGCGGGCTCTTCATAGGGATGCGCCTGTTTCAACGCTCTAAGTGCCGCCTGAATCAGGTCGTCCTTGCACACCAGCTCAACGCGGAATTCGTCCACCCGCTCAATTTCCCCGGCCTGGCCCAGAAAAGGCTGGCTGCCATCCAGCGGACGAAACTGCCCCTGACCTTTACATTGCCAGGCACAACAATCGTAATCTCCAATACGCCCGGCACCCACTTCAAATAGGGCGCTTTTGGTCGTTTCAAGATGACTCTCAGGCACGAAATAACACATCTTGTACATTCGTCAGATCCTCCCTTGAACACCGTTGTGTCAGAACAGAATCGGGCCATTCCGACACCCTTCCAACGGATAATTTTTGTACAGATTAAGCATTTAGCCACTTACCCACAGAATCTGTGGATAACTCTGGGGAAAGTTTTGGGGAACATGCCCCCATCCCCCGGAATTACTGCACTTTTGTTAAATTGGCGACAAATTCACCTACTTAATTAATTTCTTATATTTCATGTAGTTATAGTTGTCGAACAAAAAATGAACCTAAACCCAGTGCTTTGTGCACATTGCACACAGCATGGCACCAGGAATGTGCATAAACCGTTTGAGTCAAGGGGATTTTCGCACTTATAAACAAAAATTTCCCTTGAAAATCCTTGAAAACTCCCGTCGCCAAAAACAAAAAAGCCGGCCCCGGATGAGTCACCTTTATGGTGCGTCCGGGGCCGGCTTTTTAGCTCAGGCTATAGCTTAGCTGAACCAACGCCTCGCATTACGGAACATTCGGATCCATGGCGCGTCTTCACCCCAATCGGCAGGGTGCCACGAAAGCTGGGAGGTTCTGAATACCCGCTCGGGATGGGGCATCAAGATAGTGACCCGTCCATCCCTTGTGGTCACACCGGTTATGCCCGCCTCGGATCCGTTGGGGTTCCATGGGTAACGTGTGGTGACCTCGCCGCGGTTATCCACGTAGCGCAGCGCAATCAGCTCGCTATCACTCAGTTGATCTGCAGACGTTCCGGCCGGGAACTCAACCTTGCCCTCACCATGGGCAACCGCTATCGGCATCCTGGAACCGGCCATGCCCTCCATGAAAGCCGATGGAGAAGCGGGCACCTCCGCCATCACCAACCGGGCTTCGAACTGCTCCGACTGGTTACGTACGAAACGCGGCCAGCCTTCACTGCCGGGAATCAGTTCGTGCAGGTTAGACAGCATCTGACAACCATTACAAACGCCAAGCGCCAAGGTGTCCTGGCGGTTGAAGAATGCGGCAAACTGATCACGAACCCGATCATTGAACAGGATGGACTTGGCCCAGCCCTCACCTGCACCCAGGACATCCCCGTAAGAGAAGCCACCACAGGCTACCAGGCTGTTGAACCCTTCCAGGGAAACACGGCCAGAGAGCAAGTCACTCATGTGAATATCCACGGACTCGAACCCGGCACGGTCAAAGGCGGCTGCCATTTCAACCTGTCCATTCACACCCTGCTCCCGCAGCACCGCCACTCGAGGCCTGGCCCCTGTGTTGATGTATGGCGCAGAAATATCGTCGTTGATGTCGAACGTCAGCTCCGCGTGAAGTCCCGGGTCACTGCTGTCCAGCAGGTTGTCGAACTCCTCCTGAGCGCAATCGGCGTTGTCACGGAGCGACTGTACGCGGTAGC
It encodes:
- a CDS encoding YqfO family protein — protein: MYKMCYFVPESHLETTKSALFEVGAGRIGDYDCCAWQCKGQGQFRPLDGSQPFLGQAGEIERVDEFRVELVCKDDLIQAALRALKQAHPYEEPAYEVFRMEAL
- a CDS encoding cob(I)yrinic acid a,c-diamide adenosyltransferase; this encodes MVRLTKIYTKTGDKGDTGLGDGSRVAKHDLRVEAYGTVDEANAVIGLARLHVDDELDVILARIQNDLFDVGADLCTPIVENPKYPPLRLAEGKTVELEQEIDRFNADIPSLRSFILPAGNAAAAHLHHARTVTRRAERIIAQLQEEQDISRLVLEYMNRLSDLLFVLARHANNQGKDDVLWVPGK
- a CDS encoding phenylacetate--CoA ligase family protein, which translates into the protein MEEWNFPPRYRNNYFPDPNSPYWFRDRETMDPEKRDELIVARIREVMAYAYDHSPFYQRKWDEAGIKANDIRTLADFEEVPVVTKQELRDSQAKNPPFGDYLCCPESDIHHIHGTSGTTGRPTAFGISRCDWETIANNHARIMWGMGLRPGDTVFVAAILSLYMGSWGALIGAERLGCKAFPFGAGAPGMTARAVTWLGMMKPAGLYSTPSYALRLAEVAREEGVDPREFGIKVLFFSGEPGGSIPSIRDKIQQIYGAKVVDCGTMAELTPWMHASGSADTEGMLLWQDIVYTEVADPNTHRRVPYGEQGTPIYTHLERTSQPMIRMVSGDLTHWVMEDNPCGRTYPRLPKGIYGRIDDMFQIRGENVYPSAIAEVLEGLAGYGGEHRIIISRGGSMDELAVKAEFDQEVAGRGPDAIRSLGEKAEAELSRVLGVRARVVMVDPETFPRTDFKAQRVVDDRDLYQSLNQKRGG
- a CDS encoding methylmalonyl-CoA mutase family protein, which produces MKRTDQYDPAALKHMEKEFDQWEQNEVSSFIKRAPESKTEYTTASGMPTKRTYTPLDLKNTPFEDIGFPGQYPFTRGPYPTMYRGRNWTMRQIAGFGTARETNGRFKYLIAQGQTGLSIDFDMPTLMGYDSSHAMSQGEVGREGVAIDTLADMEELFDDIDLTKISVSMTINPSAWILYAMYIALAQKRGYDLNDLSGTIQNDILKEYIAQKEWIFPVRPSVRLVRDCIQYGSENMKRYNPINISGYHISEAGSTAVQEVAYTMATTMEYVRTAIDAGVDVNEFGPRLSFFFVSQADFFEEIAKFRAARRVYAKIMSEKFNATKPEASRLRFHAQTAAATLTKPQYTINPIRTALQALSAVLGGAQSLHTNGMDEAFAIPTEEAMRIALRTQQIIAYETNITQVVDPLGGSYYVENLTDEIEKEVWKILDEVEELGGTLQCIDDGYFQRGISDSAYDFALRKASGERPVIGVNMFVQDEEDVEIETHPHDPETERRQIERLNRVKDNRDEKKVQDMLRQLKEQAEDESANLMPITIELVKEGASMGDIVETLKGIWGTYREKPVI
- a CDS encoding GntR family transcriptional regulator is translated as MKKIQTEKNLPELIYDSVVNAIVEGLLKPGERVTQETLAERLDVSRLPVSQAMQRLRDDGFLSAVGRRGLMVSVLDESFVAQLYEFRCGIDLVSAGLAAQRVDAGARKRGEDIIAEGFAAGKAHDLPALIDADMRFHGFIYELAGNTFILDSMEAHWNHVRRVMSDILIVEKNQKQIWEEHEAILNAVLAGDARTAETLAREHVETASKWLQKEIQVCRDPLKRSGSTIS
- the cobD gene encoding threonine-phosphate decarboxylase CobD, producing the protein MNLLPLEHGGRLRAAAKKWGIPLDQWLDLSTGINPSGWPVSAIPEEVWRRLPEPDDGLEPLIRQWVGAPEGAVCMALAGSQAAIMHLPRLRKPCRVGVPSPGYQEHGHNWASADHRVIEIGNDQLEDDDESWLDELDVLVWINPNNPTGQVVDPDRLLSWHQRLQRRGGWLIVDEAFVDATPELSVGYATDRPGLVVMRSLGKFFGLAGLRAGAAVGDSEIVRRLGAMIGPWSISGPARFIMGQALADDQWQAATMERLHSESQRLADCLSRHGLEGAAGTALFRYVRHGRAADIAGELARRGILVRGFENPAALRFGLPGSEPEWTRLEQALYLSRLY
- a CDS encoding NUDIX hydrolase, with protein sequence MKYCSTCGHPVEQRIPQGDNRHRYVCISCETIHYQNPRIVAGTVPVWKGRILLCRRAIEPRYGYWTLPAGFMENSETTLEAATRETREEALAEVTVDNLYTIIHVPHIDQVHMFYRATLISEDFGAGEESLETQLFALEDIPWDELSFPTVRRTLELYVEDVRNEHFPVHVDDIRYRMGPRA
- a CDS encoding cobalamin B12-binding domain-containing protein — translated: MQNNDKNAAVIRVMLAKIGLDGHDRGIKVVARALRDAGMDVVYTGLHRTPEEVVDAAIQEDVDILGISLLSGAHMHIFPKVLELLKDKEAEDMIVAGGGVIPDDDVKELYQMGVHKILLQDTPPQEIIDSFRQMVADRGAR
- the meaB gene encoding methylmalonyl Co-A mutase-associated GTPase MeaB — translated: MINRIPSMKLAERVREGHLRAIARLITRVENGGGAEVREALAELYKSTGNAHVVGITGVPGAGKSTLVTQLVHEYRASGRKVGVVAIDPSSPYSGGAILGDRIRMGDLVSDPGVFIRSMATRGTLGGLARPALDAVDLLDAGGFDVVLIETVGVGQDEVDIVRAAHTTVVVNAPGLGDDIQAIKAGVLEIADVHVVSKADRPDSNKTIQELKAMLMMSLEPGEGIWRVPVVPTSSEKHTGFDDLMAAIDRHAEHLEKSGEITQRRHQIALTRVVKVAEEIVRDNFARDSRSQTEELLKKVTQRELDPHGAAVTLLKAMKETIHEAH
- a CDS encoding CoA pyrophosphatase; its protein translation is MRDLLTKRLSGYVPRLLTLDYPEAAVLVPVTNDHENPEIVFTLRSENLSTHRGQVSFPGGRRDPEDHSLADTALRETHEEIGLPPDQVELIAPLSQVMSLHQILVTPYVGVIPGDHPLQANPAEIDSIFRVPVEFFLDDNRERTDPLNFLNNTFYVPCYRWERYQIWGLSAVVLVDFLNAVYDAGIDLLEPPPKR